Proteins from a genomic interval of Tistrella bauzanensis:
- a CDS encoding phytoene/squalene synthase family protein, with amino-acid sequence MPADANPLPRPVQPAPARADIATRTLAAGREDFPVLSWAAPPGPARPAIHAFYRAARRLDDIADDQTLPAATRIAAIDAFRGGLTPDAAPQILTRDAGDSASPEARELGRLARDAAAALRAADISVQTLADLAEASRRDVDGFRPQDWADLDAHCRLSAAPVARVLMQAAGDHDQRRGRAADDLAVALQLLNHLRDLGRDYRTAGRVWIPGRWLADAGLGVAVLGAPAAPPRLGAAIGRMLDAIDELLARAASLPMETPFRRLRIQAGLTLRIARRHRRRFTGADPLAGMVRPRRRDWLGAILGTAFAELYPGSTSGRTAIGGSSFSMAVRLMPADRRPAMLALYGFSRMVDDIADGVDATDIRRLRLDLIDDRLLAMASGQLPAAHPAMDAAEDATIGTAVISHGLPATALRMIIAGCRSDCLDGAAFAPTWPALLRYVDRVAGAVGQAALPVFDVPGDRGHHYAQQLGRALQFVNILRDLDEDAVRGRIYLPAEAIIAAGVDPRLPAVEIIEGPARRPAATALARAARAAFAAADAALPPEPALRRRLRPAMAMGDAYRGLLAVLEATGFDSIDQPTRRRLKRRAMRVAVVHAVNARLGR; translated from the coding sequence ATGCCGGCTGACGCCAATCCCCTGCCTCGCCCCGTACAGCCCGCCCCGGCCCGCGCCGACATCGCCACCCGCACCCTGGCCGCGGGGCGAGAGGATTTTCCCGTCCTGTCATGGGCCGCACCGCCCGGCCCGGCCCGGCCGGCGATCCATGCCTTCTATCGCGCTGCCCGCAGGCTCGACGATATCGCCGACGATCAGACTCTGCCGGCGGCCACACGGATCGCGGCCATCGATGCCTTTAGGGGCGGGTTGACGCCTGATGCCGCCCCGCAGATCCTGACCAGGGACGCGGGGGACTCGGCATCGCCGGAGGCGCGCGAACTGGGGCGACTGGCCCGCGACGCAGCAGCGGCACTGCGCGCCGCCGATATCAGCGTTCAGACGCTGGCCGATCTGGCCGAGGCATCGCGTCGCGATGTCGACGGCTTCCGACCGCAGGACTGGGCCGATCTGGACGCGCATTGCCGGCTGTCGGCGGCCCCCGTCGCACGGGTGCTGATGCAGGCGGCCGGCGACCACGACCAGCGGCGTGGCCGTGCCGCCGATGATCTGGCCGTGGCACTGCAACTGTTGAACCATCTGCGTGACCTGGGGCGCGATTACCGCACCGCCGGCCGGGTCTGGATTCCCGGACGCTGGCTGGCCGATGCCGGCCTTGGTGTCGCGGTCCTGGGCGCACCGGCGGCACCGCCCCGGCTTGGTGCCGCAATCGGGCGGATGCTTGATGCCATCGATGAATTGCTGGCACGGGCGGCGTCGCTGCCGATGGAGACACCGTTCCGGCGTCTGCGCATCCAGGCCGGGCTGACGCTGCGCATCGCCCGTCGCCACCGCCGCCGGTTCACCGGCGCAGATCCCCTGGCCGGCATGGTCCGACCGCGCCGCCGCGACTGGCTGGGCGCAATACTGGGCACCGCATTCGCCGAACTCTACCCGGGCAGCACCAGCGGGCGCACCGCCATCGGCGGCAGCAGCTTCAGTATGGCCGTGCGGCTGATGCCGGCCGACCGCCGGCCGGCGATGCTGGCGCTGTACGGGTTCAGCCGCATGGTCGACGACATCGCCGATGGCGTCGATGCCACCGATATCCGCCGTCTGCGCCTGGATCTGATCGACGACCGGCTGCTGGCGATGGCCTCGGGCCAACTGCCCGCTGCACATCCGGCCATGGATGCCGCCGAAGATGCCACCATCGGCACGGCGGTGATCAGCCACGGGCTGCCGGCAACCGCGCTGCGCATGATCATTGCCGGCTGTCGCAGCGATTGTCTGGACGGCGCCGCCTTTGCCCCCACCTGGCCGGCCCTGCTGCGCTATGTCGACCGGGTGGCGGGCGCCGTCGGCCAGGCGGCGCTGCCGGTTTTCGACGTGCCGGGCGATCGCGGCCATCACTATGCCCAACAACTGGGCCGGGCCCTGCAATTCGTGAACATCCTGCGCGACCTGGATGAAGATGCGGTTCGTGGCCGGATCTATCTGCCGGCCGAGGCGATCATCGCCGCCGGTGTCGACCCGAGGCTGCCGGCGGTGGAGATCATCGAGGGACCGGCACGCCGGCCGGCCGCCACAGCGCTGGCCCGCGCCGCCCGCGCGGCCTTCGCGGCAGCCGATGCCGCCCTTCCGCCTGAACCCGCATTACGTCGCCGGCTGCGACCGGCAATGGCGATGGGCGATGCCTATCGCGGCCTGCTGGCGGTGCTGGAGGCGACCGGCTTCGACAGCATCGACCAGCCGACCCGCCGGCGGCTGAAACGGCGCGCGATGCGCGTCGCGGTGGTCCACGCGGTCAATGCCCGGCTTGGTCGCTGA
- a CDS encoding phytoene/squalene synthase family protein, whose product MPTATDIERHAALDACAAELTTTDPDRFACLMLAPPEQRPGLVALLGFAFETAKTADVVSEAMIGAIRLQWWREALDGIEAGTPRRHQVIDILGPAMIVHDLPRARLDRMIDAREVDLEPTPFPDLPALERHARDTAGQLARLQAQVLGVTDAALLDAAEDAGTGFGLVGTLRALPYQARRRRVHLPLDRMTTAGLTVSAVVEPHLRKDQAARALCEIVAAIAGRAEAILTDSRRAGRLPRPVAGQGALARLYLKRLADAGHDPFAQPAMLSPARRAFTLLMTRG is encoded by the coding sequence ATGCCGACTGCCACCGATATCGAACGCCATGCGGCCCTCGACGCCTGCGCCGCCGAGCTGACCACCACCGACCCCGATCGCTTTGCCTGCCTGATGCTGGCACCGCCGGAGCAGCGGCCGGGGCTGGTGGCCCTGCTTGGTTTTGCGTTCGAAACCGCCAAGACCGCCGATGTGGTCAGCGAGGCGATGATCGGTGCCATCCGCCTGCAATGGTGGCGCGAGGCGCTGGACGGGATCGAGGCTGGCACGCCCCGCCGGCATCAGGTGATCGATATTCTGGGGCCGGCCATGATCGTCCATGATCTGCCGCGCGCGCGGCTGGACCGGATGATCGATGCCCGCGAGGTTGATCTGGAGCCGACACCATTTCCCGATCTGCCGGCGCTGGAGCGTCATGCCCGCGACACCGCCGGCCAGCTGGCCCGGCTCCAGGCCCAGGTTCTGGGCGTCACCGACGCGGCCCTTCTGGATGCGGCAGAGGACGCGGGCACCGGTTTCGGGCTGGTCGGCACATTGCGGGCCCTGCCATATCAGGCCCGCCGTCGACGGGTGCATCTTCCGCTCGACCGAATGACGACGGCCGGCCTGACGGTGAGTGCCGTGGTGGAACCGCATCTGCGCAAGGATCAGGCGGCTCGGGCCCTGTGCGAGATCGTCGCCGCCATCGCCGGTCGGGCAGAGGCCATACTGACCGACAGCCGCCGTGCCGGCCGGCTGCCGCGCCCTGTTGCCGGCCAGGGCGCATTGGCCCGGCTGTATCTGAAGCGGCTGGCCGATGCCGGTCATGATCCCTTCGCGCAGCCGGCCATGCTGTCGCCGGCACGCCGGGCCTTCACGCTGTTGATGACCCGCGGCTGA
- the trmFO gene encoding methylenetetrahydrofolate--tRNA-(uracil(54)-C(5))-methyltransferase (FADH(2)-oxidizing) TrmFO has product MNTPNPVHIIGGGLAGSEAAWQVLRAGVPVVLHEMRPVRATDAHSTDGLAELVCSNSFRSDDATANAVGVLHAEMRRADSVIMAAADANQVPAGGALAVDRHGFSAAVEARLRSHPLLEIRREEVTGLPPAEWGPTIIATGPLTSPALAEAVRAATGEDSLAFFDAIAPIVHHESIDFNIAWMQSRYDKPGPGGTGADYINCPMDRETYEAFIAALIAGEKTDFKEWEKSTPYFEACLPIEVMAERGPETLRFGPMKPVGLTDPRTGRSPHAVVQLRQDNAQGTLWNIVGFQTKLKYGEQSRIFRMIPGLGGAEFARLGGIHRNTFINSPRVLDGAMRLKVAPHLRFAGQVTGVEGYVESAAMGLLAGRFAAAEALGVAALPPPATTAMGALLAHITGAANPETFQPMNVNFGLFAPLEGRVRKNERKANMARRALDDIGPWADAAPAAGTRPAA; this is encoded by the coding sequence GTGAACACCCCCAACCCGGTTCATATCATCGGCGGCGGCCTCGCCGGATCGGAAGCCGCCTGGCAGGTGCTGCGCGCGGGCGTGCCGGTCGTCCTGCACGAGATGCGGCCGGTCAGGGCCACCGATGCGCATTCCACCGATGGGCTGGCGGAGCTGGTCTGCTCCAATTCCTTCCGGTCCGATGATGCGACCGCCAATGCGGTGGGCGTTCTGCATGCCGAGATGCGCCGCGCCGACAGCGTGATCATGGCGGCAGCCGACGCCAATCAGGTGCCGGCCGGTGGCGCGCTGGCCGTCGACCGGCATGGCTTTTCGGCCGCGGTGGAAGCGCGGCTGCGTAGCCACCCGTTGCTGGAGATCCGGCGTGAGGAGGTGACCGGCCTGCCGCCGGCCGAGTGGGGCCCCACGATCATCGCCACCGGCCCGCTGACCTCGCCTGCACTCGCCGAGGCGGTGCGGGCGGCCACCGGCGAAGACAGTCTTGCCTTTTTCGATGCCATCGCCCCGATCGTCCATCACGAGAGCATCGATTTCAACATTGCCTGGATGCAGTCGCGCTATGACAAGCCGGGGCCGGGCGGCACGGGCGCCGACTACATCAACTGCCCCATGGATCGCGAGACATATGAAGCTTTCATCGCCGCCCTGATCGCCGGCGAGAAGACCGATTTCAAGGAATGGGAGAAGTCGACGCCGTATTTCGAGGCCTGTCTGCCGATCGAGGTGATGGCCGAGCGCGGGCCGGAGACCCTGCGCTTCGGGCCGATGAAGCCGGTGGGGCTGACCGATCCGCGCACCGGCCGGTCGCCGCATGCCGTGGTCCAGCTGCGCCAGGACAACGCCCAGGGCACGCTGTGGAACATCGTCGGCTTCCAGACCAAGCTGAAATATGGCGAGCAAAGCCGCATCTTCCGGATGATCCCGGGACTTGGCGGCGCCGAATTCGCCCGGCTGGGCGGCATCCACCGCAACACCTTCATCAACAGCCCGCGGGTTCTGGATGGTGCCATGCGGCTGAAGGTGGCACCCCATCTGCGCTTCGCAGGCCAGGTCACCGGTGTTGAAGGCTATGTGGAAAGCGCCGCAATGGGGCTGCTGGCCGGCCGGTTCGCGGCCGCCGAGGCGCTGGGCGTGGCGGCCCTGCCCCCGCCGGCAACCACCGCCATGGGGGCGCTTCTGGCCCACATCACCGGCGCCGCCAACCCGGAAACCTTCCAGCCGATGAACGTGAATTTCGGCCTGTTCGCCCCGCTGGAAGGCCGTGTCCGCAAGAATGAGCGCAAGGCCAACATGGCGCGCCGCGCCCTGGACGATATCGGACCCTGGGCCGATGCCGCACCGGCTGCGGGAACCCGGCCAGCGGCGTGA
- a CDS encoding autotransporter domain-containing protein, protein MNRTDLRARPSRSRLQILLLSTVAILPLLPAPALAGEGEMRILSLNTWIDRFKPNPAAAMSEFLVNGDYDILTFQELRGDSTYLSTIPPLLENEGLGTYTTGQSGDVGVASRLAGSHGSHEDGVRVSYQTVDAQNKTPETVVGTVHLNYYDEPTYRIDEAKALNDWAKAQARPVIITGDFNAGDLSERGLHNAEQQSYLFARTIIDGGSSDLWRDLAQQYTPEGREADFLAYVAAMQATDDNGNARYRNVIQSYFDSHRDEFPGIDSISSMSWRQWEQIVAKDMAGNGLTFEDETYPVASNVPQTLNILKKQYILLQKDSEREVFAPHGLGDGSTTWPSAGEDHTNTWTSWDRVTIDHFMAARPFGKWQVLADDPDDAYTGVLDDTGYANDGTTPLSDHEPVAHVVKWVGPALETYTAADGDATRLIWGEAAGVFAEKGKIFYLTRNNMRTDLYLGQIADENGMPVLSGLTEDEKKTLLDCASDDARLQAAIQEYCIDDHSFIGETLVTDAGTVIVDEDAALGNATARLRLDNGGLRIAGTRMATLARDVSVEAGGGFIEVADADAAVTASGVFSGSGAFAKTGAGTLTLAADNSFTGTTTVEAGRLNVDGSLAGSAQTTVRDGATLGGTGTVGNLAIASGARLAPGGSIGTLKVAGDLTMADGAIYEVEVDADGKADRVDVTGTAALAGSVLAMAAGGDYAPQTDYTILTADGGVTGRFGTVTSSLAFLDPTLRYDTTDVTLRLERNDTSFNSVAGTANQRATAAAVETLGMGNAVYDAVVLTDAGTASAAFESLSGDLHASAAGALMQGAMAVGDVVAAQGGLSGGGIGAGDAPASAAYGAGRMWLQAYGAWGSNDGDQVASVDRNSAGTLFGLDAAVGDGWRIGAFAGFGQATVKQDGTGGKLDADSYHAGIYVATRTGAVGFHLGAAYSLNDAETSRRASYAGTTETLTAGYDVDAAQVFGEVNYRMATSQGAFEPFAGVTHLRLSGEDFTEAGGAAALSGDGIDMRTTFTTLGLRTVQEFGLGETPAAFRAELGWRHAFGDVDPDADLRFAAGGSGFGVTGASIAENAAILRTGLDIGLTDDAGLALGYGGQFGDDATDHSVTAKLHVRF, encoded by the coding sequence ATGAACCGCACCGACCTTCGCGCAAGGCCGTCCCGCAGCCGCCTGCAGATCCTGCTTCTGTCCACGGTGGCCATCCTGCCGCTTCTTCCCGCGCCGGCACTTGCCGGAGAGGGCGAGATGCGAATCCTGTCGTTGAACACCTGGATCGACCGCTTCAAGCCGAACCCGGCCGCGGCGATGTCTGAGTTCCTGGTCAATGGCGATTACGACATCCTGACCTTCCAGGAGCTGCGCGGCGACAGCACCTATCTCTCGACCATTCCGCCACTGCTGGAGAATGAGGGGCTGGGCACCTATACCACCGGGCAGTCCGGCGATGTCGGCGTGGCGTCCCGGCTCGCGGGCAGCCATGGCAGTCATGAGGATGGCGTGCGGGTCTCGTATCAGACCGTGGACGCGCAGAACAAGACGCCCGAGACGGTCGTCGGCACGGTGCATCTGAACTATTACGACGAACCGACCTATCGTATCGACGAGGCCAAGGCGCTCAACGACTGGGCGAAAGCCCAGGCCAGGCCGGTCATCATCACCGGCGACTTCAATGCCGGCGATCTGTCGGAGCGCGGCCTGCACAATGCCGAGCAGCAATCCTATCTGTTTGCCCGCACCATCATTGACGGCGGCAGTTCCGACCTCTGGCGTGATCTCGCGCAACAATACACGCCTGAAGGCCGCGAGGCCGATTTCCTGGCCTATGTCGCCGCGATGCAGGCGACGGACGACAATGGCAACGCCCGATACCGCAATGTCATCCAGAGCTATTTCGACAGCCATCGCGACGAATTCCCCGGGATCGACAGCATTTCCAGCATGAGTTGGCGGCAGTGGGAACAGATCGTCGCCAAGGACATGGCGGGGAACGGCCTGACCTTCGAAGATGAAACCTATCCGGTCGCAAGCAACGTCCCGCAGACGCTCAACATCCTGAAGAAGCAGTACATCCTGCTGCAGAAGGACAGCGAGCGAGAGGTCTTTGCCCCGCATGGGCTGGGCGACGGCAGCACCACCTGGCCGTCTGCCGGCGAAGACCACACCAACACCTGGACCAGTTGGGACCGGGTGACGATCGACCATTTCATGGCGGCACGGCCCTTCGGCAAATGGCAGGTGCTGGCCGACGACCCCGATGACGCCTATACCGGCGTGCTCGACGACACCGGCTATGCCAATGACGGCACCACGCCGCTCTCGGATCACGAGCCCGTGGCCCATGTGGTCAAATGGGTCGGCCCGGCGCTTGAGACCTATACCGCCGCAGATGGTGACGCGACCCGCCTGATCTGGGGCGAGGCCGCCGGCGTCTTTGCCGAAAAGGGCAAGATCTTCTACCTGACCCGCAACAATATGCGGACCGACCTTTATCTGGGCCAGATCGCCGACGAGAACGGCATGCCGGTCCTGTCCGGCCTGACCGAGGACGAGAAGAAGACCCTGCTCGATTGCGCGAGCGACGATGCGCGTCTTCAGGCGGCGATCCAGGAATACTGTATCGACGATCACAGCTTCATCGGCGAGACCCTGGTGACTGATGCCGGCACCGTGATCGTCGACGAGGATGCGGCTCTCGGTAACGCCACGGCGCGGCTCAGGCTCGACAATGGCGGCCTCAGGATCGCCGGCACCCGGATGGCGACGCTCGCCCGCGATGTGTCGGTCGAGGCCGGCGGCGGTTTCATCGAGGTTGCCGATGCCGATGCCGCCGTCACGGCCTCGGGTGTGTTCAGCGGCAGCGGCGCCTTCGCCAAGACCGGCGCCGGCACTCTGACGCTTGCCGCCGACAACAGTTTCACCGGCACGACCACGGTCGAGGCGGGCCGGCTGAATGTCGACGGCTCGCTGGCCGGCTCCGCTCAGACCACCGTCCGCGATGGCGCAACGCTGGGCGGCACCGGCACCGTCGGCAACCTTGCCATTGCCTCGGGCGCACGTCTCGCCCCCGGCGGGTCGATCGGCACGCTGAAGGTTGCGGGCGACCTGACCATGGCCGATGGCGCGATCTATGAGGTCGAGGTCGATGCCGATGGCAAGGCCGACCGGGTCGACGTCACCGGCACCGCCGCCCTGGCGGGCTCGGTTTTGGCCATGGCCGCCGGCGGCGATTATGCACCGCAGACCGACTACACGATCCTGACCGCCGATGGTGGTGTGACCGGCCGCTTCGGCACGGTGACCAGCTCGCTCGCCTTCCTCGACCCGACGCTGCGCTATGACACCACCGATGTCACCCTGCGGCTGGAGCGCAACGACACCAGCTTCAACAGCGTCGCCGGCACGGCCAACCAGCGCGCCACGGCCGCGGCGGTCGAGACGCTGGGCATGGGCAATGCCGTCTATGACGCGGTGGTGCTCACCGATGCCGGCACGGCCAGTGCCGCTTTCGAAAGCCTGTCGGGCGATCTTCATGCCTCGGCCGCGGGCGCGCTGATGCAGGGCGCGATGGCCGTCGGCGACGTGGTCGCGGCTCAGGGCGGGCTCAGTGGCGGGGGGATCGGCGCTGGCGACGCGCCGGCGTCAGCCGCCTATGGCGCCGGGCGGATGTGGCTGCAGGCCTATGGTGCCTGGGGCTCCAATGATGGCGATCAGGTGGCCTCGGTCGACCGCAACAGCGCGGGCACCCTGTTCGGTCTGGATGCGGCGGTCGGCGATGGCTGGCGGATCGGCGCCTTCGCGGGCTTTGGCCAGGCCACGGTCAAGCAGGACGGCACCGGCGGCAAGCTCGATGCCGACAGCTACCATGCCGGTATCTATGTCGCGACCCGCACCGGCGCGGTGGGCTTCCATCTGGGGGCCGCCTACAGCCTGAACGATGCCGAGACCTCTCGCCGGGCCAGCTATGCCGGCACCACCGAAACCCTCACCGCCGGCTATGACGTGGATGCGGCACAGGTCTTCGGTGAAGTGAACTATCGCATGGCAACCAGCCAGGGCGCGTTCGAGCCTTTCGCCGGGGTCACGCATCTGCGTCTGTCGGGCGAGGACTTCACCGAAGCCGGCGGTGCGGCGGCCCTGTCCGGCGACGGCATCGACATGCGGACCACCTTCACCACGCTGGGCCTGCGCACCGTGCAGGAATTCGGCCTGGGCGAGACACCGGCCGCCTTCCGGGCGGAACTGGGCTGGCGCCATGCCTTCGGCGATGTCGACCCCGATGCGGATCTCCGCTTCGCCGCCGGCGGTTCGGGCTTTGGCGTCACCGGCGCATCGATCGCCGAGAACGCCGCGATCCTGCGCACCGGCCTCGACATCGGCCTCACCGATGATGCCGGCCTGGCGCTGGGCTATGGCGGGCAGTTCGGCGATGATGCCACCGACCATTCGGTCACGGCGAAACTGCATGTGCGGTTCTGA
- a CDS encoding DeoR/GlpR family DNA-binding transcription regulator — MDDTDKKSRRQAQLVAHLQHHRFISLDEISTRFGVTTQTARRDLIDLEEAGLVRRLHGGGTLAAPPIDPPTYRRRRVENADGKVRIGERVAQLVGDGSAVFLDTGTTCEAVARALTRRERLRVVTYSLRSATLLSEVETATVAVPGGFVRHVDAGVFNHDTVDFIGAFRFDTAVISVSGIDEHGVMGDDDHGEVQAVRAAMRQADRTILAVDGSKFFRRGLVSLAAITEVDLVVTDSAPPPAIAALLADAGVRMELIGG; from the coding sequence ATGGACGACACGGACAAGAAGAGCCGACGCCAGGCACAACTCGTCGCGCATCTTCAACACCATCGCTTCATCTCGCTCGACGAGATATCGACCCGCTTCGGGGTGACCACCCAGACGGCGCGCCGGGATCTGATCGATCTGGAGGAGGCCGGTCTCGTCCGGCGGTTGCATGGCGGCGGCACGCTCGCCGCCCCGCCCATCGATCCGCCGACCTATCGCCGGCGGCGGGTGGAGAATGCCGATGGCAAGGTGCGCATCGGCGAGCGGGTGGCGCAGCTCGTGGGCGACGGCTCGGCCGTCTTCCTCGACACCGGCACCACCTGCGAGGCGGTCGCCCGCGCACTCACCCGGCGGGAGAGGCTGCGGGTGGTGACCTACAGCCTGCGCAGCGCCACCTTGTTGAGCGAGGTGGAGACCGCGACCGTCGCGGTTCCCGGCGGCTTCGTGCGCCATGTCGATGCCGGCGTCTTCAACCACGACACCGTGGATTTCATCGGTGCCTTTCGTTTCGACACGGCGGTGATATCGGTCAGCGGCATCGACGAGCACGGCGTGATGGGCGATGACGATCATGGCGAGGTGCAGGCGGTCCGCGCGGCGATGCGGCAGGCCGACCGCACGATCCTCGCGGTCGATGGCAGCAAGTTCTTCCGCCGCGGCCTGGTCTCCCTGGCCGCGATCACCGAGGTCGATCTGGTGGTCACCGACAGCGCGCCGCCGCCGGCGATCGCGGCGCTGCTTGCTGACGCCGGCGTCAGGATGGAGTTGATCGGGGGCTGA